A genomic segment from Roseibium sp. Sym1 encodes:
- a CDS encoding RHE_PE00001 family protein — MVYDIGKLTHETLLGPIAAAEDALARLDERVARSEVGAGFAERADFFDSVSSMWIGGELVHLEDLVLHDAQMDIRAPSHELVIAHRIVRARRRVSRNDPGWAVSRSGIMALAGVAEETSVEAEPVDRGGEGVELDLIHHEPLSPELAEIDDVLARTQWLVDGNAAVEQKKREPAYSIGELLIRDPDWDEGERIGEWLELAKKVERLPATLAAAVLWDAWEHLEPLQRQHWLGLLLVSDYLRLRGKVRSHLLTFAVGLREIPRERRRARDRTSRLVAYLDAMSAAAAAGMKDIDRLALAKRQLERKALDKRSTSSLPVAIDLFLSRPIVSAHMVAKTARITSRGALNLISELGVREITGRGRYRAWGIL, encoded by the coding sequence ATGGTTTATGATATCGGAAAATTGACCCATGAGACCCTTCTGGGGCCGATTGCGGCCGCGGAGGATGCGCTTGCCCGGCTTGATGAGCGGGTCGCCCGGTCCGAGGTTGGGGCCGGCTTTGCCGAGCGCGCCGACTTTTTTGATTCCGTCTCCAGTATGTGGATCGGCGGCGAACTCGTCCATCTCGAGGACCTTGTTCTCCACGACGCACAGATGGACATTCGCGCGCCCAGCCACGAGCTCGTCATCGCGCACCGCATTGTGAGGGCGCGGCGCCGGGTCTCGAGGAACGATCCCGGCTGGGCGGTTTCGCGGTCAGGGATCATGGCGTTGGCCGGTGTCGCGGAAGAGACCTCCGTCGAAGCCGAACCCGTCGACAGGGGAGGGGAGGGGGTCGAGCTCGACTTGATCCATCACGAACCACTGTCTCCCGAGTTGGCCGAGATCGATGACGTCCTCGCTCGCACCCAATGGCTGGTCGATGGCAATGCGGCCGTCGAACAAAAGAAGCGAGAACCCGCGTACAGTATCGGTGAGCTGCTCATTCGCGATCCGGATTGGGATGAAGGCGAGCGGATTGGCGAATGGCTCGAACTGGCCAAGAAGGTCGAGCGGCTTCCGGCCACGCTGGCCGCAGCGGTTCTTTGGGATGCCTGGGAACATCTCGAACCCCTGCAGCGCCAGCACTGGCTCGGACTGTTGCTTGTTTCGGATTACCTGCGATTGCGCGGTAAGGTCCGATCACACTTGTTGACGTTCGCGGTCGGGCTTCGAGAGATTCCCCGCGAGCGTCGCCGTGCCCGCGATCGAACGTCGCGGCTTGTCGCTTATCTCGACGCGATGAGCGCGGCCGCCGCGGCCGGGATGAAGGACATCGACCGGCTGGCACTAGCGAAACGGCAGCTTGAGCGGAAGGCTCTGGACAAGCGGTCGACGAGCAGCCTTCCGGTCGCCATTGACCTGTTCTTGTCGCGCCCGATCGTGTCCGCGCATATGGTCGCTAAGACTGCGAGAATTACTTCGCGTGGGGCCTTGAACCTGATCAGCGAACTAGGAGTGCGCGAGATAACGGGCAGGGGGCGCTACCGAGCGTGGGGGATACTCTGA